A genomic stretch from Desulfobacterales bacterium includes:
- the ftsH gene encoding ATP-dependent zinc metalloprotease FtsH encodes MNPFYKNIALWLVITLMMIMLYNLFNQQHLTESNISYSDFLTMVETERVADVVIQGQQLIVTDADRNRFKVYAPQDLDLIKILRQKGVAIQAKPPAETPWYMSILVSWFPMLILIGVWIFFMRQMQSGGGKALSFGKSKARLMSDTMGKVTFEDVAGIDEAKEELEEIVNFLKDPKKFTRLGGRIPKGVLLTGPPGTGKTLLARAIAGEAGVPFFSISGSDFVEMFVGVGASRVRDLFVQGKKNAPCIVFIDEIDAVGRHRGAGLGGGHDEREQTLNQLLVEMDGFESNEGVILISATNRPDVLDPALLRPGRFDRQVVVSLPDIKGREKILKVHIKKTPVASDVNTVVLAKGTPGFSGADLENLVNEAALLAAKRDKEKLDMMDFEDAKDKVYMGLERKSKVVKEEDRKTTAYHEGGHALVARLLPGTDAVNKITIIPRGRAAGVTWFLPEERDFKYKDQLENELSIAFGGRVAEELVFQRISTGASNDIKQATALAQKMIRTWGMSPALGPLSYDQGEEQIFLGREISQHRDYSEATAQKIDHEIRVLIQSSYDRAKQVLRDNIDILHKLSELLLEKETVQGKELDALILSLRPNAELPLKPTENSEQEKSTPPSTT; translated from the coding sequence TTGAATCCTTTTTACAAAAACATAGCGCTCTGGCTCGTCATCACGCTGATGATGATCATGCTCTATAACCTTTTTAATCAGCAGCATTTGACCGAGTCCAACATCAGTTATTCGGATTTTCTGACCATGGTGGAAACCGAGCGGGTCGCCGATGTGGTGATTCAAGGTCAGCAGCTTATCGTTACCGATGCAGATCGGAATCGATTTAAGGTATATGCTCCGCAAGATTTAGACCTTATTAAAATTCTCCGTCAAAAAGGCGTGGCCATTCAGGCCAAACCCCCTGCGGAAACCCCTTGGTACATGTCCATTCTGGTATCCTGGTTTCCGATGCTCATTTTGATCGGCGTATGGATATTTTTTATGCGCCAGATGCAGTCCGGCGGCGGCAAAGCCCTTTCCTTCGGCAAAAGCAAAGCCCGGCTGATGTCGGACACGATGGGAAAAGTAACCTTTGAGGACGTGGCCGGTATCGACGAAGCCAAAGAAGAGCTTGAAGAAATCGTCAATTTTCTGAAAGATCCCAAAAAATTTACGCGCCTGGGCGGCCGCATTCCCAAGGGCGTGTTATTGACCGGCCCCCCGGGCACCGGCAAGACCTTGTTGGCTCGGGCTATTGCCGGAGAAGCCGGCGTTCCTTTTTTCAGTATCAGCGGATCGGACTTTGTGGAAATGTTTGTCGGCGTCGGCGCTTCCCGGGTCCGGGATCTCTTTGTCCAGGGCAAGAAAAATGCACCCTGTATCGTTTTCATCGATGAAATCGATGCCGTGGGCAGACACCGCGGCGCCGGACTGGGCGGCGGGCACGATGAACGGGAGCAAACCCTGAACCAATTGCTGGTTGAAATGGACGGGTTTGAGTCCAATGAAGGGGTTATTCTGATCTCGGCCACCAACCGCCCGGATGTACTCGATCCTGCCCTGCTGCGACCCGGCCGGTTTGACCGCCAGGTGGTGGTATCGCTGCCGGATATCAAGGGCCGCGAAAAAATACTGAAAGTACATATAAAGAAAACGCCGGTGGCATCGGATGTAAACACCGTTGTTTTAGCAAAGGGAACGCCGGGCTTTTCCGGCGCGGACCTTGAAAACCTGGTGAACGAAGCCGCCCTTCTGGCTGCCAAGCGCGATAAAGAAAAACTCGACATGATGGACTTTGAAGATGCAAAGGATAAAGTCTACATGGGCCTCGAACGAAAATCCAAGGTCGTCAAAGAAGAAGACAGAAAGACCACCGCCTATCATGAAGGCGGTCATGCCTTGGTGGCAAGACTGCTTCCCGGAACGGATGCGGTTAATAAGATCACCATCATACCGCGAGGGCGGGCTGCCGGCGTCACTTGGTTTTTGCCCGAAGAGAGGGATTTCAAATATAAAGACCAACTGGAAAACGAACTGTCCATCGCTTTTGGCGGCCGAGTGGCTGAAGAGCTTGTCTTTCAACGAATCAGCACGGGGGCTTCCAACGACATCAAGCAAGCCACAGCGCTGGCGCAAAAGATGATCAGAACCTGGGGAATGAGCCCGGCGCTGGGGCCACTTTCCTATGATCAGGGCGAAGAACAGATTTTTCTCGGTCGGGAGATTTCTCAGCACCGCGATTACTCGGAAGCCACGGCGCAAAAGATTGACCATGAAATCAGAGTGTTGATTCAATCTTCGTATGACCGGGCCAAACAGGTTCTGCGAGACAATATCGATATTCTGCACAAGCTCTCCGAACTGCTCCTGGAAAAAGAAACCGTGCAGGGCAAGGAACTTGACGCGCTGATCTTAAGCCTTCGGCCGAATGCGGAACTGCCTTTAAAACCGACCGAAAACTCGGAGCAAGAAAAATCGACACCTCCGTCGACGACCTGA
- a CDS encoding acyl-CoA dehydratase activase-related protein, protein MAKKEASNMKVGFCRELLHVEGMAALKATLDRLAPEIEWVHDSAKKVRSQLLLDGDACYPFKKMVRSALSLLPGVDALLVPRIIRLDNYLMCPNFRALPDMVRLNLERLYSAKLIPLLTPEIDAVTSGPVDFLAADIFKQLFGKSSTASPVVEKAGAHLTEDLRKRDISKAIALIGHAYVLPDAHLNNGVPEILHGLGHETVSTRDIAFNTLTSLAARHDYYAKTLYWRSAREVLGGFLYFTQVQRPAGMIHLVPFNCGVDALLRIELASLHNRLNHPVPFMVIVCDEHTQRDHVLTRVEAFLDMVHGITLH, encoded by the coding sequence GTGGCGAAAAAAGAGGCGTCTAATATGAAGGTCGGGTTTTGCCGGGAGCTGTTGCATGTGGAGGGGATGGCGGCGTTAAAGGCAACGCTTGACCGATTGGCCCCAGAAATCGAATGGGTCCATGATTCCGCCAAAAAAGTCCGCAGCCAACTGCTTCTTGACGGGGATGCCTGTTATCCCTTCAAAAAAATGGTTCGAAGCGCGCTGTCCTTGTTGCCCGGGGTGGATGCGTTGCTGGTCCCTCGAATCATCCGCTTGGACAATTATCTGATGTGTCCGAATTTTCGCGCCTTGCCGGATATGGTCCGGCTCAATCTGGAAAGGCTGTATTCAGCGAAGTTGATTCCCCTGTTGACGCCTGAAATCGATGCGGTGACATCCGGTCCGGTGGATTTTCTTGCCGCCGACATTTTCAAGCAGCTTTTCGGAAAAAGTTCGACGGCAAGCCCGGTTGTGGAAAAGGCCGGGGCGCACCTTACGGAAGATTTGCGGAAACGCGATATTTCAAAGGCCATCGCCCTGATCGGGCACGCCTATGTGCTGCCGGATGCACATCTGAATAACGGGGTGCCGGAGATATTGCACGGGCTGGGCCATGAAACGGTGAGCACCCGGGATATCGCCTTTAACACCCTGACCTCGCTGGCGGCAAGGCATGATTATTACGCAAAGACATTGTACTGGCGATCCGCCCGTGAGGTTTTGGGGGGATTTCTCTATTTTACGCAGGTGCAGCGGCCCGCCGGGATGATTCACCTCGTGCCCTTTAATTGCGGGGTGGACGCGCTGCTCAGAATAGAGCTGGCAAGCCTTCATAACCGGCTAAATCACCCGGTCCCCTTCATGGTCATCGTGTGCGATGAGCATACGCAGCGGGATCATGTGCTGACAAGGGTCGAGGCATTTTTGGATATGGTTCATGGCATCACCCTCCACTGA
- a CDS encoding CdaR family protein: protein MTIGTLVTLLWLRPDAREMDIFIPIRFENIPPNLTYSNTGASGLDLLVRGNQAGIDRLINTPPSYVVDLSGTTAGVTQIPIRMETLPMPKGVSAVRINPESITLKIWKKITKKLPVALSFDGNVPTGYQANIIADPEQITVSGPETLLEPITAVPTKAFSIANATESFKKEISLDLPEGITILDNIQVIVAHITIEEKIIVRTFKDIKVKWRHSNHMVSISPPVITLEVKGAENTLSRLKAENAIEVFLDLSDVPPGKYVRRAAIDLPVGTTLSGVTPELFTVAITSK, encoded by the coding sequence GTGACGATTGGAACACTTGTCACCCTGCTGTGGCTCCGACCGGACGCCCGGGAAATGGATATCTTTATTCCAATTCGCTTTGAAAATATTCCCCCTAATCTGACTTATTCAAATACCGGGGCAAGCGGACTGGATCTTTTGGTCCGTGGAAATCAAGCCGGCATAGACCGCCTTATCAATACGCCCCCCTCCTATGTCGTCGATCTTTCCGGCACCACCGCCGGTGTCACGCAAATTCCCATTCGAATGGAAACCCTACCGATGCCAAAGGGCGTCTCGGCCGTTCGAATTAATCCTGAATCCATCACTCTGAAAATATGGAAAAAAATAACAAAAAAGCTCCCTGTAGCCCTATCCTTTGATGGGAATGTGCCTACCGGTTATCAAGCCAATATCATTGCAGATCCGGAACAAATAACCGTCAGTGGGCCGGAAACACTCCTTGAGCCGATTACAGCCGTACCCACCAAAGCCTTCAGCATCGCCAACGCAACGGAATCGTTTAAAAAGGAAATCAGCCTGGACCTTCCGGAGGGAATTACCATTCTGGACAACATCCAAGTAATTGTCGCGCATATCACCATCGAAGAAAAGATTATTGTTCGGACATTTAAAGATATTAAAGTTAAGTGGCGTCATTCGAACCATATGGTCAGTATTTCACCACCGGTTATCACCCTGGAAGTAAAAGGTGCGGAAAATACGCTATCGCGCCTGAAAGCGGAAAATGCCATAGAGGTTTTCCTGGATCTTTCGGACGTGCCGCCCGGCAAGTATGTCAGGAGAGCAGCGATCGATCTGCCCGTCGGCACCACCCTATCCGGGGTAACACCGGAGCTTTTTACCGTAGCCATCACATCCAAATAA
- a CDS encoding type III pantothenate kinase has translation MLLVIDVGNTNIVLGLYDKEQLVKDWRIRTESKTTEDEFSVLMTGLFATGKIHFNAIQSTIISCVVPPMVSILDSFCKKYLNHAPHWVDGQSVTDMPNLYGNPSEVGADRIVNAVGAYHKHPTSLIVIDFGTATTFDAISAAGEYLGGAISPGIGIAAEALYTHASKLPRVEIFKPPQKVIGRDTIGSIQSGIIFGYAGLVDGIVGRMKKEMGAPAPKVIATGGLAPLMKGVAKSIEAVEPTLTLEGLRLISQKLN, from the coding sequence ATGCTTCTAGTCATCGACGTGGGCAACACCAATATCGTTCTGGGACTTTACGATAAGGAACAGCTTGTTAAGGACTGGCGAATTCGAACGGAATCGAAAACCACCGAAGATGAGTTCAGCGTACTCATGACCGGCCTTTTCGCAACCGGGAAAATTCATTTCAATGCCATTCAATCCACGATCATCTCCTGCGTCGTGCCGCCCATGGTTTCGATTCTGGATTCATTCTGTAAAAAATACTTAAACCATGCACCCCATTGGGTGGATGGACAATCGGTAACGGATATGCCGAACCTTTACGGGAATCCCTCGGAAGTCGGCGCGGACCGAATCGTAAACGCCGTCGGCGCCTATCACAAGCACCCGACCAGCCTGATCGTTATCGATTTTGGAACCGCCACCACCTTTGACGCCATCTCGGCTGCCGGTGAATATCTTGGCGGCGCCATCAGTCCGGGAATTGGCATCGCCGCGGAAGCCCTCTATACCCATGCGTCAAAATTGCCGCGCGTGGAGATATTCAAGCCACCCCAAAAGGTGATTGGACGGGATACCATCGGCAGCATTCAGTCCGGAATCATTTTCGGGTATGCCGGATTGGTGGATGGCATTGTCGGCAGAATGAAAAAGGAAATGGGGGCGCCAGCCCCCAAAGTCATCGCTACGGGCGGTTTGGCGCCTTTAATGAAAGGGGTGGCCAAAAGTATTGAAGCGGTAGAGCCGACCTTGACGCTGGAAGGCCTGCGACTTATCAGTCAAAAACTTAACTAG
- the tilS gene encoding tRNA lysidine(34) synthetase TilS, whose translation MTRFHQKENLRFFRTVENTITEHQLLENQDGVLVGLSGGADSVALLWCLCRLAAKFGLRIGAAHLNHDLRGRESAADADFSAAFASRLKIPCHIETINVSTYQKEHKLSLEEAGRKVRYDFLSKTAAAHDYTKIALGHHADDNAELVLMNFIRGSGAAGLSGIPVKRPAESAYALVSALTIIRPLIRLTKAEIFSFLSAHHLPWRTDHTNRDTAHLRNRIRHDLLPALKKHYNPNIVETLNRSAAIAESETGWMTETLRPVFEKIIVQAAPQRVCLSITQLARQPLPVARHVLRQAMLQVKGNLRKISFQHVASVMKLCLSHREQGVLDLPDQLRIEKSATQLTLYRSSTPLRKTPFQPRGQSVQNSSYQLEKPGTALLPDFGLSISAEIMAEGFKPDFSNTGHRMAFFDMNAIHFPLLIRQVRSGDAFRPLGAAGTQKLKKFFIDHKVPVWERTQCPILESADRIIWVTGHRIDDRVKVTNLTQRILKIELTLAESVNND comes from the coding sequence ATGACCCGATTCCATCAAAAAGAAAACTTGCGGTTTTTCAGAACCGTGGAAAATACCATTACCGAACATCAGTTGCTCGAAAATCAAGACGGTGTTCTGGTCGGGCTTTCAGGGGGCGCCGATTCGGTCGCCCTGCTGTGGTGCCTTTGCCGGCTTGCCGCCAAATTCGGACTTCGAATCGGGGCTGCGCACCTCAACCACGACTTGCGTGGCCGAGAAAGTGCCGCAGACGCCGATTTTTCCGCCGCGTTTGCGTCCCGGTTGAAGATTCCTTGCCATATCGAGACCATCAACGTTTCAACCTACCAAAAAGAGCATAAACTAAGTCTGGAAGAGGCCGGCCGAAAAGTACGCTATGATTTTCTATCTAAAACCGCCGCGGCACACGACTATACCAAAATCGCGCTCGGCCATCATGCGGATGACAACGCGGAACTGGTACTAATGAACTTTATCCGCGGCAGCGGCGCAGCAGGACTTTCCGGAATTCCGGTCAAACGACCGGCTGAATCAGCATACGCCCTGGTATCAGCCCTCACGATTATCCGGCCGCTGATCAGGCTTACCAAAGCCGAAATTTTTTCCTTTTTATCCGCGCACCATCTTCCTTGGCGGACCGATCATACCAACCGGGACACGGCCCACTTGCGAAACCGGATTCGCCATGATCTGCTGCCCGCGCTGAAAAAACACTATAACCCCAATATAGTCGAGACGTTGAACCGGTCGGCCGCCATTGCTGAAAGCGAAACGGGTTGGATGACGGAAACCCTTCGTCCCGTTTTTGAAAAGATAATCGTTCAGGCAGCCCCTCAACGCGTTTGTCTTTCAATTACTCAGCTCGCGCGCCAGCCCCTACCGGTAGCCAGGCACGTTTTGCGACAGGCAATGCTTCAAGTCAAAGGAAATTTGCGAAAAATATCATTTCAGCATGTAGCCTCCGTGATGAAATTGTGCCTCAGTCACCGCGAGCAAGGCGTGTTGGACCTTCCGGATCAGCTACGCATCGAAAAGTCGGCCACCCAACTGACTCTTTATCGCAGTTCCACCCCCCTGCGAAAAACTCCTTTTCAGCCCCGTGGTCAATCCGTTCAAAACAGCTCCTATCAATTGGAGAAGCCGGGAACAGCCCTTTTGCCCGACTTCGGCCTCAGCATATCAGCCGAAATAATGGCCGAAGGATTCAAACCCGATTTTTCTAATACTGGACATCGCATGGCATTTTTTGATATGAATGCCATACACTTTCCCTTGCTTATTCGACAGGTTCGATCCGGGGACGCCTTTAGACCGCTGGGAGCCGCCGGCACTCAAAAATTAAAGAAATTTTTCATTGACCACAAGGTGCCTGTATGGGAAAGGACCCAATGCCCGATTCTTGAGAGCGCGGACCGGATTATTTGGGTTACGGGCCATCGGATTGATGATCGGGTGAAAGTTACTAATTTAACACAACGCATACTGAAAATCGAACTTACCCTTGCAGAATCCGTTAATAATGATTAA
- a CDS encoding glycosyltransferase, which yields MKQQKALSALHHKGNMTVSVIIPTYNRAWAIKAAIDSVLSQDYDGHELIVVDDGSTDETNSTLAEYVPRITVIRQANRGVSAARNRGILEATGELIAFLDSDDRWLPGKLSRQVDFFNAHPKALICQTEEIWIRNGVRVNPKNRHQKPSGDIFEPSLQLCLVSPSAVMMQRRLFDSVGAFDEALPACEDYDLWLRVACRYPVYLIDEALIVKTGGHSDQLSKMPALDQFRIASLSRLIESGVLSALQRTAAVTVLREKCQIYAQGCKKRGRSEEAARMKMLAERYA from the coding sequence ATGAAACAACAGAAAGCGCTCAGTGCATTGCACCATAAAGGCAACATGACCGTCAGTGTCATTATTCCCACCTATAATCGGGCATGGGCGATAAAAGCAGCGATTGATTCGGTTCTGTCACAGGATTACGATGGCCATGAGCTCATTGTCGTGGACGACGGATCCACGGATGAAACGAATTCCACGCTGGCCGAATATGTACCCCGGATAACGGTAATCCGGCAGGCCAACCGGGGCGTAAGCGCCGCTCGCAACCGGGGGATTCTTGAAGCCACAGGTGAACTGATCGCTTTTCTCGACTCGGATGATCGATGGCTACCGGGGAAATTAAGCCGCCAGGTCGATTTTTTTAACGCTCACCCGAAGGCGTTGATTTGTCAGACCGAGGAAATATGGATTAGAAACGGCGTTCGGGTAAACCCGAAAAACCGGCATCAAAAACCGTCCGGGGATATTTTTGAACCGTCTTTGCAGTTGTGCCTGGTCAGTCCGTCCGCCGTGATGATGCAGCGGCGCTTGTTTGATAGCGTCGGCGCCTTCGATGAGGCACTTCCCGCCTGCGAGGACTATGATTTATGGCTAAGAGTGGCTTGCCGGTATCCGGTGTACCTGATCGATGAGGCGCTGATCGTTAAAACCGGGGGACATTCGGATCAATTATCGAAAATGCCGGCCCTGGACCAATTCCGCATTGCCTCCCTTTCTCGACTGATCGAAAGCGGGGTGCTTTCGGCGCTTCAACGCACGGCCGCGGTTACTGTTCTTCGGGAAAAATGTCAAATATACGCTCAGGGGTGCAAGAAACGGGGGCGCAGTGAAGAAGCCGCGCGCATGAAAATGCTTGCTGAACGGTACGCATAA
- a CDS encoding cupin yields MKKINVFEENGFSDKAFTKLLVNDSAYFKILNFNFKAGQQLPIHSHDIEGQLSIVILEGEGEFLGANNATMPAKPGNVLISEISEPHGVRAITDLRVLVTIAPPI; encoded by the coding sequence ATGAAAAAAATAAATGTGTTTGAAGAAAACGGATTTTCAGATAAAGCCTTTACAAAACTGCTCGTCAACGATTCAGCCTACTTTAAAATCCTTAATTTCAACTTCAAGGCGGGCCAGCAGTTGCCGATTCACAGTCACGATATCGAGGGGCAACTGAGTATCGTCATTCTGGAGGGCGAAGGCGAATTTCTGGGCGCAAACAATGCGACCATGCCCGCAAAGCCGGGCAATGTGCTGATCAGTGAGATTTCCGAACCGCACGGTGTTCGGGCCATCACCGATCTGCGTGTTCTGGTGACGATTGCGCCGCCGATATGA
- the folP gene encoding dihydropteroate synthase: MEPFQIICGEKRLDFEYKPLIMGIVNITPDSFSDGGVFFDPDSAVAHGLKLVNEGADILDIGGESTRPFSQPVSVEEEIRRVVPVINALAGQVGIPISIDTTKAEVAEAALAAGAGLINDISALRMDEKMAEIVRSYQVPVILMHMLGTPKTMQIDPVYDDLIGEVHDFLKAAIDAAEQKGIDRNKIIIDPGIGFGKTPMHNLLLIRHIAQFRSLGCPILIGPSRKAFIRHLLKKPAEKELAPNSPMVEAGTQAVVAISAMNGANIFRVHDVAATQATLKILGAIQTASMI; encoded by the coding sequence ATGGAACCTTTTCAAATCATTTGTGGCGAAAAACGCCTTGATTTCGAATATAAACCGCTCATTATGGGCATCGTCAATATCACCCCGGACTCCTTTTCAGACGGTGGCGTTTTTTTTGATCCCGACAGCGCCGTTGCACATGGGCTGAAACTGGTGAATGAGGGAGCCGATATCCTCGATATCGGTGGAGAATCGACCCGACCGTTTTCGCAACCCGTTTCGGTGGAAGAAGAAATCCGCCGTGTGGTGCCTGTCATTAACGCGCTCGCCGGTCAAGTCGGCATTCCCATCTCGATAGACACCACCAAGGCGGAAGTCGCGGAAGCGGCGCTTGCAGCCGGGGCCGGTTTGATAAATGACATCAGTGCCCTTCGCATGGATGAAAAAATGGCTGAGATTGTCCGGTCTTACCAAGTCCCCGTCATTCTGATGCACATGCTGGGAACTCCCAAAACCATGCAGATTGATCCGGTGTATGACGATCTAATCGGGGAGGTTCACGATTTTTTAAAAGCAGCCATTGATGCGGCCGAACAAAAGGGGATTGACCGAAACAAAATCATTATTGATCCGGGAATCGGTTTTGGCAAGACACCCATGCATAACCTGCTACTTATCAGGCACATAGCTCAATTCCGGTCCCTTGGCTGCCCGATTCTTATTGGACCATCGAGAAAAGCCTTTATCCGCCACCTGTTAAAAAAACCCGCCGAAAAAGAATTGGCACCCAACTCCCCTATGGTTGAGGCGGGCACACAGGCAGTGGTCGCAATATCGGCGATGAACGGAGCCAATATTTTCAGGGTACATGATGTGGCGGCCACTCAAGCCACACTGAAAATTCTGGGTGCGATTCAAACCGCTTCCATGATATAA
- the dnaK gene encoding molecular chaperone DnaK, with protein MGKIIGIDLGTTNSCVAIMEGGDPKVITNPEGGRTTPSIVAISNSGERLVGQIAKRQAITNPENTVFGVKRLIGRKFNSPEVQSDIKVLPYKIEQASNGDIRINIQGKQHSPAEISSFILANLKKTAEEYLGETVTDAVITVPAYFNDSQRQATKDAGKIAGLNVLRIINEPTAASLAYGLDKKKEEKIAVFDLGGGTFDVSVLEIGEGVFEVKATNGDTHLGGEDFDLRIIDYLANEFHKDQGINLRSDKMALQRLKEAAEKAKMELSTSMETDVNLPFITADASGPKHLNIKISRAKLESLVSDLLDNLEAPCRTAMKDAGLSPNDIHEVILVGGMTRMPAVQDRVRKIFGKEPHRGVNPDEVVAVGAAIQAGVLKGDVKDVLLLDVTPLSLGIETLGGVFTKLIDKNTTIPTKKSQIFSTAADNQPAVSIHVLQGEREMAANNKTLGRFELVGIPPAPRGVPQIEVAFDIDANGIVNVSAKDMATAKEQSIKITASSGLSEADIEKLIKDAELHAEEDKKKKELVEARNTADSLIYATEKSIKDLGDKVDAGTKTKIEEATAALKKAMEGEDTDAIKQKSEELTQASHKLAEAMYQEAAKAGGQGDAGAGQSASAAQDDDVVDADFEEVKEDKK; from the coding sequence ATGGGCAAGATTATAGGGATCGATCTGGGTACGACGAATTCCTGTGTGGCGATCATGGAGGGCGGTGATCCGAAGGTCATCACCAATCCGGAAGGCGGGCGCACAACGCCGTCCATAGTCGCCATATCAAACAGCGGAGAGCGCCTGGTCGGCCAGATTGCTAAACGCCAGGCCATTACCAATCCCGAGAACACCGTGTTCGGTGTGAAACGCCTGATTGGAAGGAAATTCAACTCTCCAGAAGTTCAGAGTGACATCAAGGTACTGCCTTATAAGATCGAGCAGGCCTCAAACGGCGATATTCGAATCAACATTCAGGGCAAACAACATAGTCCTGCCGAGATCTCCTCCTTTATTCTCGCCAACCTTAAGAAGACCGCAGAGGAATACCTGGGTGAAACCGTTACGGATGCCGTTATTACGGTGCCGGCTTATTTTAATGACAGCCAGCGGCAGGCAACCAAGGATGCCGGCAAAATTGCCGGTCTGAACGTGCTTCGCATCATCAATGAGCCGACCGCTGCATCCCTGGCCTATGGGCTGGACAAGAAAAAAGAGGAAAAAATTGCCGTGTTCGACCTGGGTGGGGGAACCTTTGATGTATCGGTTCTTGAAATCGGAGAAGGTGTTTTTGAAGTCAAGGCCACGAACGGAGATACCCATTTGGGTGGTGAAGATTTTGACTTAAGAATTATCGATTATTTGGCCAATGAATTTCATAAAGACCAGGGAATCAATTTGCGAAGCGATAAAATGGCCCTTCAACGCCTGAAGGAAGCGGCTGAGAAAGCCAAGATGGAGCTTTCCACGTCCATGGAGACCGATGTCAACCTGCCGTTTATCACGGCGGACGCCAGTGGGCCGAAACATTTAAATATCAAGATTTCGCGGGCAAAGCTGGAAAGCCTGGTCAGCGATCTTCTGGACAATCTGGAAGCACCCTGTCGCACGGCCATGAAGGATGCGGGTCTAAGTCCCAATGATATCCATGAAGTGATACTGGTGGGCGGCATGACGCGAATGCCCGCAGTTCAGGACCGGGTTCGAAAGATTTTCGGCAAGGAACCGCACCGAGGGGTGAATCCGGATGAGGTGGTGGCGGTGGGAGCTGCTATTCAGGCCGGCGTGCTCAAAGGGGATGTCAAGGATGTCCTGCTGCTCGATGTCACGCCGCTTTCTCTCGGCATTGAAACCCTTGGTGGTGTGTTTACCAAACTGATTGATAAGAACACGACCATTCCGACCAAAAAGAGCCAGATTTTTTCAACGGCCGCGGACAATCAACCGGCGGTTTCCATTCATGTGCTTCAGGGAGAACGTGAAATGGCGGCCAACAATAAAACCCTCGGCAGGTTCGAGTTGGTCGGCATTCCGCCGGCTCCAAGAGGGGTGCCGCAAATTGAAGTCGCCTTTGATATCGATGCCAACGGGATTGTGAATGTATCGGCCAAGGACATGGCCACCGCCAAGGAACAATCCATTAAAATCACCGCTTCCAGCGGCCTGTCCGAAGCGGACATCGAAAAGCTCATCAAAGATGCCGAGCTTCATGCCGAGGAAGACAAAAAGAAAAAAGAGCTGGTGGAGGCCAGAAACACGGCGGACAGCTTGATTTACGCGACGGAAAAATCGATCAAAGACCTGGGTGACAAGGTCGATGCCGGCACCAAAACCAAGATCGAGGAGGCAACTGCCGCACTGAAAAAAGCCATGGAAGGCGAGGATACGGACGCCATTAAGCAAAAGAGCGAAGAGCTGACTCAGGCGTCTCACAAGCTGGCGGAGGCCATGTACCAGGAAGCCGCAAAGGCGGGCGGACAGGGTGATGCCGGTGCCGGGCAAAGTGCGAGTGCCGCGCAGGATGATGATGTGGTGGATGCCGATTTTGAAGAAGTAAAAGAAGATAAAAAATAA
- the grpE gene encoding nucleotide exchange factor GrpE — translation MSAKEKIRKYEEAEQAAIDQDLSHDKEKKGKKEIKEANADLQAQIQVLEDKLSAAEADAKSKYDQVLRVAAEFDNYKKRSIREIEDFRKYANEALFRDLIVVVDNLERAISSTDVNDGAGTCVLEGVKMTHQEILKIFEKFNVKPILSVNQPFDPVFHQAMFQEETNEVPENTVIKEMQRGYLIHDRLLRPAMVIVSKAAVSGNGSETTETGPDIET, via the coding sequence ATGAGCGCAAAGGAAAAAATAAGGAAATACGAAGAAGCCGAACAGGCGGCGATTGACCAGGACCTTTCCCATGATAAGGAAAAAAAAGGGAAAAAAGAAATAAAAGAAGCGAACGCTGACCTGCAAGCGCAAATTCAGGTTCTTGAAGATAAGCTCTCTGCCGCAGAGGCTGATGCCAAGTCCAAATACGATCAGGTACTGCGGGTGGCGGCGGAATTTGATAATTATAAAAAACGCTCTATTCGCGAAATAGAAGATTTCAGAAAATATGCAAACGAGGCCTTGTTTCGCGACCTTATAGTAGTGGTGGATAATTTGGAACGAGCGATTTCTTCGACCGATGTGAATGACGGCGCCGGTACCTGTGTGCTGGAGGGTGTCAAAATGACACATCAGGAAATTCTTAAAATATTTGAGAAATTTAATGTAAAACCGATTCTATCCGTTAACCAGCCGTTTGATCCCGTTTTTCATCAAGCGATGTTCCAGGAAGAGACAAACGAAGTGCCTGAAAATACCGTAATCAAGGAAATGCAGCGGGGCTACCTGATTCACGACCGGCTGCTCAGGCCTGCCATGGTGATTGTGTCAAAGGCGGCCGTATCCGGTAACGGATCGGAAACAACGGAAACCGGACCGGATATTGAAACTTAG